A stretch of the Macaca thibetana thibetana isolate TM-01 chromosome X, ASM2454274v1, whole genome shotgun sequence genome encodes the following:
- the SERPINA7 gene encoding thyroxine-binding globulin isoform X1: protein MSPFLYLGLLVLGLHSTIRCASPEGKVIACHSPQQNATLYKMSSINADFAFNLYRRFTVETPDKNIFFSPVSISAALVMLSFGACFSTQTEIVETLGFNLTDTPMVDIQHGFQHLICSLNFPKKELELQIGNALFIGKHLKPLAKFLDDVKTLYETEVFSTDFSNISAAKQEINSHVKMQTKGKVVGLIQDLKPNTIMVLVNYIHFKAQWANPFDPSKTEDSSSFLIDKTTTVQVPMMHQMEQYYHLVDMELNCTVLQMDYSENALALFVLPKEGQMESMEAAMSSKTLKKWNRLLQKGWVDLFVPKVSISATYDLGATLLKMGIQRAYAENADFSGLTEDNGLKLSNAAHKAVLHIGEKGTEAAAVPEVELSDQPENTFLHPIIQFNRSFMLLILERSTRSILFLGKVVNPMEV, encoded by the exons ATGTCACCATTCCTCTATCTGGGTCTCTTGGTACTTGGGCTTCATTCTACAATCCGTTGTGCATCACCTGAAGGCAAAGTAATAGCCTGCCATTCACCCCAACAAAATGCCACTCTCTATAAGATGTCATCCATCAATGCTGATTTTGCATTCAACCTGTACCGAAGGTTCACTGTGGAGACCCCAGATAAGAACATCTTCTTTTCCCCTGTGAGCATTTCTGCAGCTTTGGTTATGCTTTCTTTTGGGGCCTGCTTCAGCACCCAAACTGAGATTGTGGAGACCTTGGGGTTCAACCTCACAGACACTCCCATGGTAGATATCCAGCATGGCTTCCAGCATCTGATCTGTTCACTGAATTTTCCAAAGAAGGAACTGGAATTGCAGATAGGAAATGCCCTCTTCATTGGCAAGCATCTGAAACCACTGGCAAAGTTCTTGGATGATGTCAAGACTCTCTATGAGACTGAAGTCTTTTCTACTGACTTCTCCAACATTTCTGCAGCCAAGCAAGAGATTAACAGTCATGTGAAGATGCAAACCAAAGGGAAAGTTGTAGGTCTAATTCAAGACCTCAAACCAAACACCATCATGGTCTTAGTGAACTATATTCACTTTAAAG cCCAGTGGGCAAATCCTTTTGATCCATCCAAGACAGAAGACAGTTCCAGCTTCTTAATAGACAAGACCACCACTGTGCAAGTGCCCATGATGCACCAGATGGAACAATACTATCACCTAGTGGACATGGAATTGAACTGCACAGTTCTGCAAATGGACTACAGCGAGAATGCTCTGGCACTCTTTGTTCTTCCCAAGGAGGGACAGATGGAGTCAATGGAAGCGGCCATGTCATCTAAAACACTGAAGAAGTGGAACCGCTTACTGCAGAAGGG ATGGGTTGACTTGTTTGTTCCAAAGGTTTCCATTTCTGCCACATATGACCTTGGAGCCACACTTTTGAAGATGGGCATTCAGCGTGCCTATGCTGAAAATGCTGATTTTTCTGGACTCACAGAGGACAATGGTCTGAAACTTTCCAAT GCTGCCCATAAGGCTGTGCTGCATATTGGTGAAAAGGGAACTGAAGCTGCAGCTGTCCCTGAAGTTGAACTTTCGGATCAGCCTGAAAACACTTTCCTACACCCTATTATCCAATTTAATAGATCTTTCATGTTGTTGATTTTGGAGAGAAGCACAAGGAGTATTCTCTTTCTAGGGAAAGTTGTGAACCCAATGGAAGTGTAG
- the SERPINA7 gene encoding thyroxine-binding globulin isoform X3 — protein sequence MSPFLYLGLLVLGLHSTIRCASPEGKVIACHSPQQNATLYKMSSINADFAFNLYRRFTVETPDKNIFFSPVSISAALVMLSFGACFSTQTEIVETLGFNLTDTPMVDIQHGFQHLICSLNFPKKELELQIGNALFIGKHLKPLAKFLDDVKTLYETEVFSTDFSNISAAKQEINSHVKMQTKGKVVGLIQDLKPNTIMVLVNYIHFKAQWANPFDPSKTEDSSSFLIDKTTTVQVPMMHQMEQYYHLVDMELNCTVLQMDYSENALALFVLPKEGQMESMEAAMSSKTLKKWNRLLQKGWVDLFVPKVSISATYDLGATLLKMGIQRAYAENADFSGLTEDNGLKLSNEGLKLL from the exons ATGTCACCATTCCTCTATCTGGGTCTCTTGGTACTTGGGCTTCATTCTACAATCCGTTGTGCATCACCTGAAGGCAAAGTAATAGCCTGCCATTCACCCCAACAAAATGCCACTCTCTATAAGATGTCATCCATCAATGCTGATTTTGCATTCAACCTGTACCGAAGGTTCACTGTGGAGACCCCAGATAAGAACATCTTCTTTTCCCCTGTGAGCATTTCTGCAGCTTTGGTTATGCTTTCTTTTGGGGCCTGCTTCAGCACCCAAACTGAGATTGTGGAGACCTTGGGGTTCAACCTCACAGACACTCCCATGGTAGATATCCAGCATGGCTTCCAGCATCTGATCTGTTCACTGAATTTTCCAAAGAAGGAACTGGAATTGCAGATAGGAAATGCCCTCTTCATTGGCAAGCATCTGAAACCACTGGCAAAGTTCTTGGATGATGTCAAGACTCTCTATGAGACTGAAGTCTTTTCTACTGACTTCTCCAACATTTCTGCAGCCAAGCAAGAGATTAACAGTCATGTGAAGATGCAAACCAAAGGGAAAGTTGTAGGTCTAATTCAAGACCTCAAACCAAACACCATCATGGTCTTAGTGAACTATATTCACTTTAAAG cCCAGTGGGCAAATCCTTTTGATCCATCCAAGACAGAAGACAGTTCCAGCTTCTTAATAGACAAGACCACCACTGTGCAAGTGCCCATGATGCACCAGATGGAACAATACTATCACCTAGTGGACATGGAATTGAACTGCACAGTTCTGCAAATGGACTACAGCGAGAATGCTCTGGCACTCTTTGTTCTTCCCAAGGAGGGACAGATGGAGTCAATGGAAGCGGCCATGTCATCTAAAACACTGAAGAAGTGGAACCGCTTACTGCAGAAGGG ATGGGTTGACTTGTTTGTTCCAAAGGTTTCCATTTCTGCCACATATGACCTTGGAGCCACACTTTTGAAGATGGGCATTCAGCGTGCCTATGCTGAAAATGCTGATTTTTCTGGACTCACAGAGGACAATGGTCTGAAACTTTCCAAT
- the SERPINA7 gene encoding thyroxine-binding globulin isoform X2: protein MSPFLYLGLLVLGLHSTIRCASPEGKVIACHSPQQNATLYKMSSINADFAFNLYRRFTVETPDKNIFFSPVSISAALVMLSFGACFSTQTEIVETLGFNLTDTPMVDIQHGFQHLICSLNFPKKELELQIGNALFIGKHLKPLAKFLDDVKTLYETEVFSTDFSNISAAKQEINSHVKMQTKGKVVGLIQDLKPNTIMVLVNYIHFKAQWANPFDPSKTEDSSSFLIDKTTTVQVPMMHQMEQYYHLVDMELNCTVLQMDYSENALALFVLPKEGQMESMEAAMSSKTLKKWNRLLQKGWVDLFVPKVSISATYDLGATLLKMGIQRAYAENADFSGLTEDNGLKLSNTFPKTVPVSSETSRISSPHTGCP, encoded by the exons ATGTCACCATTCCTCTATCTGGGTCTCTTGGTACTTGGGCTTCATTCTACAATCCGTTGTGCATCACCTGAAGGCAAAGTAATAGCCTGCCATTCACCCCAACAAAATGCCACTCTCTATAAGATGTCATCCATCAATGCTGATTTTGCATTCAACCTGTACCGAAGGTTCACTGTGGAGACCCCAGATAAGAACATCTTCTTTTCCCCTGTGAGCATTTCTGCAGCTTTGGTTATGCTTTCTTTTGGGGCCTGCTTCAGCACCCAAACTGAGATTGTGGAGACCTTGGGGTTCAACCTCACAGACACTCCCATGGTAGATATCCAGCATGGCTTCCAGCATCTGATCTGTTCACTGAATTTTCCAAAGAAGGAACTGGAATTGCAGATAGGAAATGCCCTCTTCATTGGCAAGCATCTGAAACCACTGGCAAAGTTCTTGGATGATGTCAAGACTCTCTATGAGACTGAAGTCTTTTCTACTGACTTCTCCAACATTTCTGCAGCCAAGCAAGAGATTAACAGTCATGTGAAGATGCAAACCAAAGGGAAAGTTGTAGGTCTAATTCAAGACCTCAAACCAAACACCATCATGGTCTTAGTGAACTATATTCACTTTAAAG cCCAGTGGGCAAATCCTTTTGATCCATCCAAGACAGAAGACAGTTCCAGCTTCTTAATAGACAAGACCACCACTGTGCAAGTGCCCATGATGCACCAGATGGAACAATACTATCACCTAGTGGACATGGAATTGAACTGCACAGTTCTGCAAATGGACTACAGCGAGAATGCTCTGGCACTCTTTGTTCTTCCCAAGGAGGGACAGATGGAGTCAATGGAAGCGGCCATGTCATCTAAAACACTGAAGAAGTGGAACCGCTTACTGCAGAAGGG ATGGGTTGACTTGTTTGTTCCAAAGGTTTCCATTTCTGCCACATATGACCTTGGAGCCACACTTTTGAAGATGGGCATTCAGCGTGCCTATGCTGAAAATGCTGATTTTTCTGGACTCACAGAGGACAATGGTCTGAAACTTTCCAAT ACCTTCCCAAAGACTGTTCCTGTTTCTTCAGAGACCAGCAGGATTTCCTCTCCCCACACAGGCTGCCCATAA